The Deltaproteobacteria bacterium sequence TACGCGCGTCTCGCGGCGACGCAGCGGCTCGGAAACGTAATCCAAATCGCATTCCGGGTCGGGTATCGTCAAGTTGGTCGTCGGCAGCACCGCCCGGCGGTTCATCGCCGCGATGGCGAGAATCGCCTCGATGGCGCCCGTCGCCCCGAACGAATGGCCGTGCATCGACTTGGTCGACGACACGGAAATCTCGTACGCCCGCGCGCCGAAAACGCTCTTGATGGCGTTCGACTCCGCCAGATCCCCGTACTTCGTCGAGGCAGCGTGCGCCGAAATGTAATCAACTTCCTCGGGCGCAACCTGCGCATCGGCGAGCGCGAGACGAATCGCCCGCGCCCAGTGCTCGCCGTCGGCCTTCGGCGTGATGACGTGGTGCGCGTCGTTGGTGTGCGCCTCGCCTTCGAGAATCGCGTACACCCGCGCGCCCCGGGCCCGGGCTGCGTCGAGCCGCTCCAGCACCACCAGGCCGCACCCCTCGCCCTTGATGAGCCCAGCGCGGTCCAGCGAAAACGGCTTGCACGCGCGAACGGGGTCGTCCGTGGGATTGATCGCCTTGGCGTTGATAAATGTGGCGTACATGAAGACGCCGATGGCCGCTTCGCTTCCGCCCGCGATCATCGCGTCGGCGCGGCCGAGACGAATCGCGTCAGCCGCCAGCGAAATCGCCGTCCCGCCCGACGCGCACGCGTTGACCACGCCGATCGAGGGACCGCGATACCCGAAACGCAGCGCCACGAGTCCTGTGGGCATGTTGCCCGAGACCGCGATGCCCATGTGGCCGGGGATGTGCTCGGCGTCGCGCTCGGCGAAGGCCTGATAGAGCGCCTTCTGCCACGTCTGCGCGCCGGTAACCGCGGTGCCGATGACGACGCCCACGCGGTCGCCGTCGATGCCGCTCTCGCGCAATCCCGCGTCGGCGACGGCCTCGTCCGCGGCGGCGATGGCGAAGTTCTCGAAGTCGTCGTAGCGCGCTGCGAATTTTTCGTCGACGTATTTCGTGGGATCGAAGCCGAACACGGTGCCGCCGACCCGGCAGGGAATCCGCGCGCCGTATTCCCCGGCGAAGCGCTCGTCGCACCGGCGGATGCCGCTCACACCCGCGTGCGCCGCCGTGACGGCATCCTCCACGCACAGCCCCAAGGGCGAGATCAGGCCCATTCCGGTCACGGCGATCCGTTGCGAGTCCGGCTTCATGGCTCAACTCCCCGCGCGAAGCGCGCTCGCCCCGAATCGATCATCATCATTCATATGAATCAGTCATATCGAAATTCTCCCGCATTGACCAGTTCCGCTCGGTATCGCGTTGGCGAACTTCCGCACGTTCGTCATAATGCACCCAGTTTCCACACGAATACCGTCGTGCGAATGGCGAAGGACAACCCGATGCGGACGCATTACCCCCTGATTCTCGGTGCGCGATTTCACGACACACCCGCGCGGCTCGAGGTGCGCGACAAGTTCACCGGCGAGGTGGCGGCGACGACCGCTCTCGCGGATGAGGCACTTCTCGACGAGGCCGTCGCGAAGGCATGCGCGGCAGCCGATTCCATGCGCGATTTGCCCGCATACCGACGCCGCGAGATCCTGGACCACTGCGTGCGTCGATTCGAGGAACGCGCCGAGGAACTGGCGATGGCGCTGTGCGTCGAAGCGGGAAAGCCGATTCGCGACGCACGCGGCGAGGCAACGCGCCTCGTCGACACCTTCCGCGCCGCGAGCCACGAGACGTCGCGATCCGCCGGCGAGGTCATGACGATGGACATCACGCCGCGCGCGCAGGGCTATCGCGGCTGGTGGAAGCGTGTGCCGATCGGCCCGTGCGCGTTCATCACCCCGTTCAACTTTCCGCTCAACCTCGTCGCGCACAAGGTGGCGCCCGCCATCGCCGCCGGGTGTCCCTTCGTGCTCAAGCCCGCGAGCGCCACGCCGATCGGCGCGCTGATCGTGGGCGAAACGCTCATCGAGGCGGGCATGCCGGACGGCTCGTTTTCCGTCGTCCCCTGCCCCGGCGCCGTCGGCGAACGGCTGGTCACCGACGAGCGGATCAAACTCGTCAGTTTCACCGGTTCGGCGAGCGTGGGTTGGGCGCTGAAAGTGAAGTGCGGCAAGAAGAAGATCGCGCTGGAACTCGGCGGCAACGCGGCGTGCGTGGTCGATCGCGACGCGGACATCGAGGACGCGGCGGCGCGCATCGTCGTCGGCGCGTTCTATCAGTCGGGCCAGAGTTGCATCAGCGTCCAGCGAATTTTCGTCCACGCGGATGTTCACGAATCTTTCCGAGAGATTCTCGTTGGCAAAATGCGCGCGCTGGTCATGGGCGACCCCAAGGATGAAGCGACGTTCATCGGGCCGATGATTTCCGAGGCCGAGGCGCATCGCGTGGACCATTGGGTGCAGACGGCGGTGGGACGCGGGGCGCGGCTGCTGTGCGGCGGCGGGCGCGACGGCGCGATGATGAGCGCGACGTTGCTGGAAAACGTCCCCGACGACGAACCGCTCTTCGCCGACGAGGCGTTCGGCCCGGTCGCAATTCTGGAGCCGTTCACCGATTTCGACGCCGCGCTGCGCCGCGTGAACGCGAGCCGGTTCGGGTTGCAGGCGGGGGTGTTCACGCGCGACATCGACCGCGCCATGCGCGCGTGGGATCGGCTTGAGGTCGGCGGCGTGGTGATCGGCGATGTGCCGTCCTGGCGCGTCGATCACATGCCATACGGCGGCGTGAAAGACAGCGGCCTCGGCCGCGAGGGCATCCGGTTCGCGATCGAGGAGATGACGGAGGTCCGACTGATGGCGCTGCGCGGGAGGCGGGAGACGTAGAGGATTTGAAGCGATCGCCAGACAGACCTATTTAACGGACACAGCGCACTTCATAATCGCCAACGCAGTAATTGACGGTCCGGCAATCACGAACGCCGCCTTGGCTGAAGTCGATGAACCAAGCCGCGGATTGCGCGTCCTCGATGGCCGAGGATGACCAAAACGATCCGCAATTACCCGCCAATTCCGGTGGACCGTAGCAGCCGTTGTTCGGACCGGCACCGGAATCGCATGAAAAGCAGGATGCGTCCGAACACGTATCTTCGCAGGGGTCTTGCGTAGAATTCACGCTCCAGGACTTTCCGTCAGAACAAGCCGTCAAACAAGTATCCGTGACACCGCAAGATCCGCCGGTCTCGGTCGCGTCACAGCCGCGGATGAGCGTTCGCAGTTCAGAAATCGTCGGCAGGCGCCAGTCGTCATAACCGGCGAGAGTTGCTCCCTCACAAAATGAAGTCGCGTCTTCCCAACTGGCGCCCTGTTGTGACGACTCGAACTGCCAAGTCAACCCGGACGCCGGGTCGGTCCACTGTTCGTTCGCCCCGCCGTCATCATCATCGTCGTCGTTGCTCCGCGAACACGCGAAAAGGGCGGCGAGCAGCAATATCGTCGCAATTCCACGAATTCCAAATTTCGTTCGCATCGTCACCTTCTGATGTCAATGTCGCGGCTACCCGCACTTCTTCTTCGCGAGCCACGTCCCCACGTGCTCGGCGACGGCGCGTTCGAGAGCGATCTCGCGGCCGCCCGTCAAAAGCGTCGTGACGGAGACGAGTTCCACGAGGCTGTTCGTCACGAAGATCTCGTCTGCCTCGGTCAGTTCGCCGCCGAAAACGGTGCGTTCCTCGACCGGCGCGCCCATCTCGCGAATCGCTTCGAGAACGACGTCGCGCACCACGCCGGGCAGCAAACCCACGCGCACGTCGGGCGTCGCGATCATTCCGTCTTTGACGACGAAGACGTTGGACGACGCACCCTCGACGACGCGCCCCGCGGTATCGATGAGAATCGCCTCAAATGCGTCGTTTTGATCGGCCCAGTCGCGATAGAAGAGGAAGTCGAGATACGCGAGGGTTTTGAGTCCACGGCTGGGAGCGGCGTCGCGCGACGGGCAGTCCACCGTGATCGCGCGGATGCCGCGCTCGAATAATTCCGCTCCGAACGCGGGGAGCGGCCGCGCCGTGATGATGCGCGTGGCCGGGCCCGGCGCGTCGCGAAACGGGGTGCGTCCCGCGTGCGGCCCGCGCGTGACGGTGAGGCGCACGGCCAAGTCGCCCGCGCCGTTCTGACGAACGAGTTCGCTCACGGCCGCGGCCATGAGGGCGGGCGTCTCGGGAATCGCGATACGCATCCGCTCCGCCGCGTTGTAGAGGCGGCGCAGGTGGCGATCGAGCCAGGCGACGTGGCCGCCGTCGGCGCGCATCGTCTCGAAGAGGCCGTCGCCGTAGAGCAGACCGCGGTCGTCGATGGGGACCGTTGCGACCTGGGACGGCATGAATTGCCCGTTGAGGTAGACCATGCCGCTCACAGCTCGGCCCCCAGCGCCTTCGCCATGGCGCGCGCCTTGTCGAGCACCTCTTCGTATTCGGCGGCGGGGTCGGAATCGGCCACGATGCCCGCCCCCGCGTGAAACGACGCCGTGCCGCCCGCAAACACGATGGTGCGAATGGCGATGGAGAGCGACAGGCCGCCGTCGAACCCGAACGCGCCGATCGCCCCGGTGTACGGCCCGCGCGACACGGGCTCCAGGTCGTCGATGATCGTCATCGCGCGGATCTTGGGCGCGCCGGTGATGGAACCGCCGGGAAACGTCGCCCGGATCACCTCGGCGGTGCGCGTCCCTTCGCGCAGTTTGCCTTCGACGCACGACACGGTGTGAAACACCGTCGGCAATTCGTCCACGTAGGCGTGATCGGTCACGACGACCGAACCGTACTCGCACACGCGGCCCAGGTCGTTGCGTTCGAGATCCACGATCATCGACAGCTCGGCGCGCTCCTTGGGGCTCGCCAGCAGATCGGCGAGACGATCCGCGTCGAGCTCGGCGTCGCCCGTTCGACGGCGCGTACCCTTGATCGGCCGCGTCTGGATCTTGCTTCCCGCGACGCGCAAAAAGAGTTCCGGCGAAGCGCTGATGATGTGCGCGGACTCGGACTCCAGATATGCGCCATAGCGCGATGGCGTGAAGTGTCGGAGACGGCGGTACAGGTCGAACGGCTCGCCGCGCCACGGCGACTGGAAACGCACGGCGAGATTCACCTGATAAATGTCGCCGTCGACGATGTGCCGCAGCGCGCGGGTGACGCGGTCTTGATATTCCTCGGCCGTCAGATCGGCCTCGACCGCGTTCGGCGCGGCGTCAGGCACTCCGGAGGCGTGCGTCGCGGCGCGGCCGGCAAGATCCGTCGTGATGATTTCCTCGGCGGTCCACTTCGCGTCGAGATCCGCGCCTGCATCCCAGGCGCACACCGACAGCGACCACTTCGACTGATAGTGATCGTACACGAGCACGCGGTCGTAGAATGCGAGATCGATGAGTGGGAGACCGGGCCCACCGCCCGGCGCGGGGCCGAGGCGCTCGACGCAGCGATTCAAATCGTACGACAGATATCCGATCGCCCCGCCGCTGAAATGATCGCCCTGCGCCGAGTCGGGCAATCGGTACCGGGCCAGCACGGCGTCCAGCGCGTCGACAGGATTTCCCTCGAAATGCTCCTCCGCGTCCGAGCGTCGCAAGGTCGCGGAGTCGGGATGAGCAACAAAAGTCGCCACCGGGTCCCAACCGATGATGGAATAGCGCCCGAGGGCTGAACCGCGCTGAGACGATTCGAGAAACGCGAGGCGCCGACCCACGACCGTCGCCGCGAATTCCACGGGCTCGCAACGTAGCTCGATCGGCTTCGAGCGCGTGGTCATACCGCGTCCCCCACCCGGCCTTCGAGAAAGTTTCGCAGGAGCGCGACGCCGTGCGGCGTCATGAACGACTCGGGATGAAACTGAACGCCCTCGATCGGCGCGGATGTATGGCGGATGCCCATGATTTCGCCTTCGGCGGTGCGTGCCGAGATCACGAACGGGGCCGGCAGCGTTGCGGGATCGACGACGAGGGAGTGGTAACGCGCGACGGTGATGGTCTTCGGCAATCGGTGGAACACGCCGAGGCCGTCGTTTTGCACGAGCGAGGTCTTGCCGTGAACGGGGCGTTTCGCGTGCACGATTCGACCGCCGAGCGCCGCCGCGACGCACTGATGGCCGAGGCAAACGCCGAGCGTGGGGATTCGCCGCAGGATGGCCCGGCTCACCATCCCGATCGAGATCCCCGCTTCGTCCGGACCGCCGGGGCCGGGGGAGATCAGGAGGCGGTCGTAAGTATCGGACACAGTGGGCGAGTCGAGGGCGACGTCGCTGCGAACCACGGTCAAATCCGCGCCCAGCGCACCCAGCGCCTGCACCAAATTGAAGGTGAACGAGTCGAAATTGTCGATCACGAGAACGTTCATGGCCGGGACTTTTACACCAGCGCAGCGGGTGCGCACAGGGGGTTCGGCGACTTCGCGCCGATTGGCCTCCGGCGCGTCCGTTTCGATCCGGAATTGACGCGCCGAAGAACTCAGTTGCGAACCTCCGGGCAAATGGCGCGAGAGGAACGGAAGTAAATTAGTAATCATTCGCACGAAATACCTTTTACTTTTACGACGTCGTCTTGCCGCGCATTCGACGAGGTTCCGCGCAACCGACACGTTCTGCATCTTACAGATTCCCCGTGCTCTGCCGCGATGCGTTAATCGGACCATTTCAGTCCTAATTCGCTTGTCATATCCGAGCCTTGCGTAGGCAAAATGAACCGCAATTCATTCCGTTAGGGCTTGACGCCCACGGAGGGCTTTGCTAGGTTCGCGCCGCTTCGCCGCCCCGGGTGGACGGCGGATGCTTCCGGTTTGTTGCCAATTTGTGCTTTTGCAGATGGGCTCTTCATCCGCAGGCGATCAGGGCGTGACCGAGACCTTCTCCGGAACGACAAAGGGACGTTTTAGGTCGGCGGCTCTCTTCGGCTGAAATCGTATCCGTGCTGACGATTTCGGGTCCGCGGGTTTCCCGTCTCGAACAAGGTGGGTGAAACGTGGCGGTCATTTTTCCCCGTTGGACCAACCGGGTCCCGCTTCTGAGCGCGTTGGCCGTGGCGCTGGGTAGCGTCTTCGCCATTGGCGCAATGTGGTACTGGTTTTCGCCCAAATACACGGACGTCGGCTACCAGCCGGCGCAGCCGGTCGAGTTCAGCCACAAGCTGCACGCGGGCGATTTGGGCATGGATTGCCGGTACTGCCACAACACGGTCGAGCGCGGCCGCTTCGCCGCCGTCCCGCCGACGCAGACCTGCATGAACTGCCACAAGATCGTCCGCGCCGACAGTCCGAAGCTGGCCGCCGTGCGCGAATCCGCCGCCACGGGCAAGCCGATCGAATGGACGCGCGTGCACATGCTGCCCGATTACGCATACTTCGATCACAGCTCTCACCTTGCGGCCGGAGTCGGCTGCCAGTCGTGCCATGGCCGGATCGATCAAATGAACGTGGTGAAGCAGGAACAGCCGCTCTCCATGAGCTGGTGTCTCGATTGCCACCGCAACCCGACCCCCGCGCTGCGTCCCTTCGATCAGGTGACCGCGATGGGCTACGATCCGGTCGCCTCGGGCTATCAGCCCGATGCCGATCCCGCGCGCGGGCACAAGGTCATGCCTCCCGTCAACTCCTGCTCGGGGTGCCACCGATGACGACGCACAAAACCCCGTGGCGCAGCCTCGAAAGCCGAGATCCCTCGCCGGAATACCTCGAGGAGCTTCGTCAGGAATTTCCGAATCTGGTCGCCTCGGCCGAAGCCACGGTCGATCCCGGATCGGTCGATCGGCGATCCTTCCTCACGCTCATGGGCGCCTCGCTCGGCGCGGTCGGCGCATCGGGGTGCATTGCCCGCAAGCCCGTCGAGAAGATCCTGCCTTACGGCAGCCGGCCCGAGGACCGCGTTCCCGGCAAACCGGAGTTTTTCGCGACGAGCGCGTTCGTCGGCGGCGGTGTGACCGGCCTGCTGGTGGAAAGTCAGGACGGTCGCCCCACCAAAATCGAGGGCAATCCGGATCACCCCATGAGCGGCGGCGCGACGAGCGCGTGGGCGCAGGGGATCGTGCGCGACCTGTACGACCCCGATCGCGGTCGCACACCGACGCAAAAGGGCGCTGCCGCTACGTGGGCGCAGTTCGACGACTTCGCCAAGACGCACTTCGACGCGGCCCGCGCGAGCGGCGGCGAGGGTGTCGGCCTGCTCGTCGATGCGACGCCGTCTCCAACCTACAAAAAGGTCCTTACCGACTTCGTCGCCGCGTTTCCCAAGGCGCGGGTCTATCGCCACGATCTCGCGGACCGCGCGAATGAGTCCAAGGGTCTCGCGTCGGTCGGGCTCGCGAATGTGCGCACGTCCTATCGGTTCGATCAGGCTCGCGTGATCGTCGCGCTCGATGCCGATCCCTTCGGCTTCGATCCGGACGCGGTCGCGAATCTGCGTGCGTTCACGAATGGCCGCCGCCTCACGTCCGAAAAGGACGAGATGAATCGCCTCTACGCGGTGGAACCGAACTTCACCGTGACGGGCGGACAGGCGGACAACCGGCTGCGTCTCAAGGGCGCGCAGGTCGGCGTGTTCCTCAAGTCGCTCGCGTCCAAGCTCTTTTCGCTCGGCGTGTCGGCACCTTCGGGCAGCGAGTCCGCGCTGGCCGCCCTGCAGGGCGCGACCGGCGACGGCGACTTCGAAAAATGGGTCGCGGCGCTGGCGAAGGATCTGAAGGACAACGCGGGCAAGGGTCTGATCGTCGTGGGCGATCGGCAGCCGGCGGCCGTCCACGCGCTGGCCGCGATGGTGAATCAGGCGCTGGGCAACACGGGGAATACCGTCGTTTACACGCCGACGGGCCTCGCCCGGGGGGGCACGCTCACGGAACTGGCGACGGCCATCCGCGCGTCGCAGGTGAAAACGCTCGTCGTCATCGAGACGAACGCCGCGTACACCGCGCCCGCGTCGCTCGACTTCGGCGCGCTGGTCGCCTCGGTGCCGACCTCGATCTGCCTGGGCTTTTATCCCGACGAAACCGCCAACGCGGCGACGTGGTATCTGCCGGCGAGCCACGCGCTCGAGTCGTGGGGCGACCTGACCGCTTCCGACGGCACGTATTCGATCGTTCAGCCGCTCATCGCCCCGCTCTTCGAGTCGCGCAGCGCGCTCGAGTTCGTCGCGAAGCTCGTCGGATCGGCGCAGTCCGCGCACGACCTCGTTCGCGCGACCGCGCAGACGGCCAATCCCACCGTCGATTTCGAGAAAAATTGGCGCAAGTGGCTGCACGACGGCGTCGTGAAGAAGGGCGAAAAACCCGGCACGCCGAGCTTCGACTGGTCCGGTCTCGCCGCCGCGGTCGGTTCGCTGCCCAAGGCGGATGCGGGCGGGCTCGAACTCAATCTCGTCGCGTCCCCCGCGGTGTACGACGGGCGTTACGCGAACAACGCGTGGCTGCAGGAAACGCCCGACCCGATGTCAAAGCTGACGTGGGACAACGCGCTCTACGTCTCACCGAAGACCGCCGAGGAGCTCGGTGTGAAGATGGGTCCGCTGAGCGCGCGCGGCAAGGACGCCGATCTCGTCGAGGTCGCCGTCGGCGACGCGAAGCTCGAAGTGCCCGCCTGGGTGCTTCCCGGCGTGGCGGACGGCGCGCTGGTTCTGTCGCTCGGCTACGGTCGCACATTCGAGGGCCGCGCGGCGAAGGACGTCGGTTTCAACGCCTACCGCCTGCTGCGAGCCGAAAACGCTTGGATCGCGGACGGCGCGAATGTTCGTCCCATCGGCAAGACCTACCGCATGGCGACGACGCAGGAACACGGCGACATGGAGAATCGCCCGATCGTTCGCGAGGCGACGCTCGAGGAGTTCCGCAAGGAACCGAACTTCGCGAAGGAGATGGTCGAGCATCCTCCGCTCAAGTCACTTTGGAAGGAACCGAATGCAACGGAAGGCATGCAGTGGGGCATGGCGGTCGATCTGACCTCTTGCAATGGTTGCAACGCGTGCATGGTGGCGTGCGTCTCCGAGAACAACGTCCCCGTCGTCGGCAAGGAGCGCGTAGCCTGGGGCCGCGAGTTACACTGGCTGCGTCTCGACCGCTATTTCATCGGCGACGAAAGCAATCCGCAGGCGGTGATGCAGCCGATGATGTGCTCGCACTGCGAACTCGCGCCGTGCGAAGGCGTCTGCCCGGTTTCGGCCACCGTTCACAGCCCCGAAGGCCTGAACGACATGGCCTACAACCGCTGCATCGGCACGCGCTACTGCTCGAACAACTGTCCCTTCAAGGTCCGCCGCTTCAATTGGTTCGCGTTCCAGAAGGAACCGATGAACAAGGACCCCGAACTTCCCGACCTGACGAAAATGCAGAAGAATCCGGACGTCACGGTTCGATTCCGAGGCGTCATGGAGAAGTGTACGTATTGCGTGCAGCGGATCAGCGAGGCGCGGGCCGAGGCCAAGCGGCACGGCAAGGTCGAGATCACAGACGGCGCGATGCACACGGCCTGCGAGCAGGCGTGCCCGGCGCAGGCAATCGTCTTCGGCAACATCAGCGATCCGGCCAGTCGCGTCTCGAAGCTCAAAGCCCAGAACCGCGACTACGCGCTGCTTTCCGAGCTGAACATCAAGCCGCGCACTTCGTACCTGGCCAAGATCCGTAACCCGAATCCGGACCTGGTGTGACCATGCAGGAAGCCCTCGATCCCAAGGTTTACGATCCCGTCGACGGACGCAATCCGCTGATTCTCGGCGGTCATGACTTCCACTCGATCACCGAGGCGGTGGCGCGCCCGGTCGAGTGGAAGACCCCGAAGGCATGGTGGGTCGTGTTCGCGGTGTCGCTGTCCATGCTCGGCCTGTTGGGCGTCGCGGTCGGTTGGCTTTTTTGGCAGGGCACCGGAGTCTGGGGCCTCAACAACCCGGTCGGCTGGGCGTGGGACATCACGAACTTCGTGTTCTGGGTCGGCATCGGACACGCCGGAACGCTGATCTCCGCGATCCTCTTCCTGTTCCGTCAGAAGTGGCGCACGTCGATCAATCGCTTCGCCGAGGCGATGACCATTTTCGCGGTCATGTGCGCGCTGATTTTTCCGGGCATCCATGTCGGTCGTATCTGGGTCGCGTACTACCTGCTGCCCCTGCCCAACCAAATGAACATCTGGCCCAACTTCCGCAGCCCGCTGCTGTGGGACGTCTTCGCGGTCAGCATCTACGGCACCGTGTCGATACTCTTCTGGTACACGGGCCTGATCCCCGACCTCGCCACGCTGCGCGACCGCGCGAAGAACATGCTGGCGAAGCTGATCTACGGAATCTTCTCGCTGGGGTGGCGCGGGTCCAACCGCCACTGGCAGCACTATGAGAAGGCGTACATGATCCTCGCCGGGCTCTCGACGCCCCTCGTGCTCTCGGTGCACAGCATCGTGTCGTTCGACTTCGCCACGTCGCAGCTCCCCGGTTGGCACACGACGATCTTCCCGCCCTACTTCGTCGCGGGCGCGATCTTCTCGGGCTTCGCCATGGTCATCACGCTGATGGTCATCGCGCGAAAGCTCTTCGGCCTCGAACGCATCGTCACGACACGCCACTTCGAGAACATGGCCAAGATCATCATGCTGACCGGCATGCTGGTCGGCTACGCCTACGGCATGGAGTTCTTCGTCGCCTGGTACGGCGGCAACCCCTACGAGATGTTCACGTTCCAGGACCGCGCATTCGGCAATTACGCCTGGGCCTACTGGACGATGATCTCCTGCAACGTGCTGATCCCGCAGCTCTTCTGGATTCGCAGGATCCGACAGAACCTGACGATCCTGTTCATCGTCTCCATTTTCGTGAACATCGGCATGTGGTTCGAGCGCTTCGTCATCATCTCGACCTCGCTGCACCGCGACTTCCTGCCGTCGAGCTGGTTCTACTTCCAGCCGACGATCTGGGACATCTTCACCTTCATCGGGAGCTTCGGCCTGTTCTTCACCATGTTCTGCCTCTTCGTGCGTTTCCTGCCGATGGTGGCCATGGCCGAGGTCAAGACCGTGCTTCCGCAGGCCGACCCGCATCACGCCGGGCACGCGGCTTCCGAAGGAGCGCACTGATGTTCGGCGCAAAAGCTCCCCGCACGGCGCACTTTGGTCTCGTCGCGCAGTTCGAGACGACCGGCGAGATCTACCACGCCTGCGAAAAGATCCGCGACGCGGGCTTCACGAAGTGGGACGCGCACACGCCGTTTCCGGTTCACGGGCTCGACAAGGCCATGGGCCTCAAAAAGACCGTGTTGCCGTGGATCGTGCTCGTCATGGCGCTGACCGGCGCGGCCTCGGGCCTCGCGCTCCAAACGTGGATACACGTCATCGAGTACCCGCTGGTGTACGCGGGCAAGCCGTATTTCTCCTGGCCGGCGTTTGTGCCCGTCACGTTCGAGCTGTCGGTGCTCTTCGGCGCGC is a genomic window containing:
- a CDS encoding DUF1566 domain-containing protein, which produces MRTKFGIRGIATILLLAALFACSRSNDDDDDDGGANEQWTDPASGLTWQFESSQQGASWEDATSFCEGATLAGYDDWRLPTISELRTLIRGCDATETGGSCGVTDTCLTACSDGKSWSVNSTQDPCEDTCSDASCFSCDSGAGPNNGCYGPPELAGNCGSFWSSSAIEDAQSAAWFIDFSQGGVRDCRTVNYCVGDYEVRCVR
- a CDS encoding aminodeoxychorismate/anthranilate synthase component II, with the translated sequence MNVLVIDNFDSFTFNLVQALGALGADLTVVRSDVALDSPTVSDTYDRLLISPGPGGPDEAGISIGMVSRAILRRIPTLGVCLGHQCVAAALGGRIVHAKRPVHGKTSLVQNDGLGVFHRLPKTITVARYHSLVVDPATLPAPFVISARTAEGEIMGIRHTSAPIEGVQFHPESFMTPHGVALLRNFLEGRVGDAV
- a CDS encoding aminotransferase class IV, translating into MSGMVYLNGQFMPSQVATVPIDDRGLLYGDGLFETMRADGGHVAWLDRHLRRLYNAAERMRIAIPETPALMAAAVSELVRQNGAGDLAVRLTVTRGPHAGRTPFRDAPGPATRIITARPLPAFGAELFERGIRAITVDCPSRDAAPSRGLKTLAYLDFLFYRDWADQNDAFEAILIDTAGRVVEGASSNVFVVKDGMIATPDVRVGLLPGVVRDVVLEAIREMGAPVEERTVFGGELTEADEIFVTNSLVELVSVTTLLTGGREIALERAVAEHVGTWLAKKKCG
- a CDS encoding beta-ketoacyl-[acyl-carrier-protein] synthase family protein encodes the protein MKPDSQRIAVTGMGLISPLGLCVEDAVTAAHAGVSGIRRCDERFAGEYGARIPCRVGGTVFGFDPTKYVDEKFAARYDDFENFAIAAADEAVADAGLRESGIDGDRVGVVIGTAVTGAQTWQKALYQAFAERDAEHIPGHMGIAVSGNMPTGLVALRFGYRGPSIGVVNACASGGTAISLAADAIRLGRADAMIAGGSEAAIGVFMYATFINAKAINPTDDPVRACKPFSLDRAGLIKGEGCGLVVLERLDAARARGARVYAILEGEAHTNDAHHVITPKADGEHWARAIRLALADAQVAPEEVDYISAHAASTKYGDLAESNAIKSVFGARAYEISVSSTKSMHGHSFGATGAIEAILAIAAMNRRAVLPTTNLTIPDPECDLDYVSEPLRRRETRVLLKNSFGFGGTNTCLVFSVPD
- the pabB gene encoding aminodeoxychorismate synthase component I — translated: MTTRSKPIELRCEPVEFAATVVGRRLAFLESSQRGSALGRYSIIGWDPVATFVAHPDSATLRRSDAEEHFEGNPVDALDAVLARYRLPDSAQGDHFSGGAIGYLSYDLNRCVERLGPAPGGGPGLPLIDLAFYDRVLVYDHYQSKWSLSVCAWDAGADLDAKWTAEEIITTDLAGRAATHASGVPDAAPNAVEADLTAEEYQDRVTRALRHIVDGDIYQVNLAVRFQSPWRGEPFDLYRRLRHFTPSRYGAYLESESAHIISASPELFLRVAGSKIQTRPIKGTRRRTGDAELDADRLADLLASPKERAELSMIVDLERNDLGRVCEYGSVVVTDHAYVDELPTVFHTVSCVEGKLREGTRTAEVIRATFPGGSITGAPKIRAMTIIDDLEPVSRGPYTGAIGAFGFDGGLSLSIAIRTIVFAGGTASFHAGAGIVADSDPAAEYEEVLDKARAMAKALGAEL
- a CDS encoding cytochrome c3 family protein, with the protein product MAVIFPRWTNRVPLLSALAVALGSVFAIGAMWYWFSPKYTDVGYQPAQPVEFSHKLHAGDLGMDCRYCHNTVERGRFAAVPPTQTCMNCHKIVRADSPKLAAVRESAATGKPIEWTRVHMLPDYAYFDHSSHLAAGVGCQSCHGRIDQMNVVKQEQPLSMSWCLDCHRNPTPALRPFDQVTAMGYDPVASGYQPDADPARGHKVMPPVNSCSGCHR
- a CDS encoding aldehyde dehydrogenase family protein, translated to MRTHYPLILGARFHDTPARLEVRDKFTGEVAATTALADEALLDEAVAKACAAADSMRDLPAYRRREILDHCVRRFEERAEELAMALCVEAGKPIRDARGEATRLVDTFRAASHETSRSAGEVMTMDITPRAQGYRGWWKRVPIGPCAFITPFNFPLNLVAHKVAPAIAAGCPFVLKPASATPIGALIVGETLIEAGMPDGSFSVVPCPGAVGERLVTDERIKLVSFTGSASVGWALKVKCGKKKIALELGGNAACVVDRDADIEDAAARIVVGAFYQSGQSCISVQRIFVHADVHESFREILVGKMRALVMGDPKDEATFIGPMISEAEAHRVDHWVQTAVGRGARLLCGGGRDGAMMSATLLENVPDDEPLFADEAFGPVAILEPFTDFDAALRRVNASRFGLQAGVFTRDIDRAMRAWDRLEVGGVVIGDVPSWRVDHMPYGGVKDSGLGREGIRFAIEEMTEVRLMALRGRRET